TGATTAAGTTTGGACGGTTCTTTCATCCGCAGGTTTCGGATCTGGAGTTTCGGTGCGATTTGCATCCACGTTGGAGCAGAGACGGTCGGTGTGTCAGCATTGATTCGCTGCACGCGGGTCAGCGGCAGATCTATGTGTTGGACGTAGGCGAGATTATGCAGAAGGGGTAGCCACATGAGGACGGGGCTTTGGTTCGCTGCTATCGGCATGTATATGTTTTCCGTCGTCGGGTATGCGCAGAATGCGCCGGATTTGCGGGTAGGAGCATCGTTTCACGCCTTCGATCACTTGCATGCGTTCGGACACCAGGCTGAAGCTGCTGCCGCATGCGGCGTCACGATCATCTACGCGAGCGGGTTGGGTGGCGACGGGTACAGTGGCCTGCCGCCCTCCGACGAATGGGCGAAGCGGCAAAAGGCAGAGGCCGAATACGCAAAGCACGCCAAGGAACTGGGCATTCCAACGGTTCTCGGCTACCTGTGTTCGACGTCAATCGTGGGTCTTGAGACGTTCGCAAAGAATTGGACACCGGAACAGCGCGCGGAGTTCCGTAGCACGCCGGACACATGGCTTCAGTTGGACGTGAACGGCAAACCGTTGGCGTCCTGGTACGGGGGCGAATACCAGCCCGCCTGCATGAACAACCCGGATTGGCGCTCCTATGAGAAGTATATGGTTCGCGTGCAACTTGAGACGGGGCACGACGGCATCTTCTTCGACAATCCTACTGTGCATAAGAACGGCTGCTATTGCGTGCACTGCATGCAAGGTTTCGCGTCTTACCTTCGCGAACAAGGAGAGGTTCCCGAAGACGGGTCCGTTGAGGCGTTGCGCAAGTTGGCCCAAGATCATTCCACCGAATTTAAGCGTTATCGGTGCACGATTGCCCGAGACTTCTTCAAGGAAATCCGCGACTACGCGCGCACCATTAACCCGAACGCCGTGATTACGGCCAACAACAGCCTGAATTCGCCGAGCGTGTTCTACAGTCAGAATCGGGGGTTCGCTTACAACATCCATGAGATGAGCAAGACTGAGGACTTCGTCGTTATCGAGGACACGGGGACTCAGCCACGTATCATGCCCGACGGAAAGACGATTGAGTACGGGCCCACGTACACCCTGCTGCAATCCATTGTTCACAACAAACCGGTGGTGGCGGTGACCATTGCAGAGGGCGACTACCACACGCCGGCGCACCTGGTTCAGCTCGCCATGGCCGAGGCGGCGGCGCACAAAGCGTCGTACATGCTTTGGTCAACATGGCCGGATGACGTGCGCCCAGGGATGATCTCCGCCGTGCGGCCGTATGCGGATTGGTTGAAGTCGCACACGGACCTTCTCAATGCGTCGGTTCCCCGCCGCGATGTGTGTCTCTACTTGCCGTTCCAGCGGTGGATTGAAACGGACGAGTGTGTCGCATTGAGGCTAGCCGCCGAAATGCGCGCTGCCAACATCCAGTTCGAGGTGCTCAGCGAGGACGACTTCACGGAGCAGCGTGCGGGTGAATCTCGTGTCACGTTGATTGAAAGCAAAGAAGTGGCTGCCGAGCCTGCGAGCAATGTATTGCGGGCACTGGAAGCCGCCGGTAAGCCTGTGGTAACCGCGGAATCGGCCACGTGGTTGGATTCCGTTCGAAAGGCGATCGGGACGCCATCGCTGACGATGACGGGGCCTGCCACCGTACGCGCGGTTGCGCGCGACACGTCCACCGTAAGCGTGGTTCATCTCTACAACCTGAACGTACAGCGCAAGTCATCGTTTGAAGACTTTGTCACTCCGGCAGAGAACCTCGTGGTATCGGTGTATGTGCCATTTCCCAGCGTAAAGGAAGTACGGTTCTCCAGCGCAGACGCGGAGACTCCTTCGAGCAGCATAGAATTCACGTCAACAGCGTCAGGCACCGGGTCACGCGTTGATGTCGCGATTCCCAAGCTCGTGGTTGCCGCGATGCTGGTCATCGAATCCGGCGCCTAACCCGGCCCCCGCTATTCGAGCGCCCTATAACGGTATTGCAGCATCCGGCGGCTCTTGACACGCCCCCAACGCGCCGTCAGAATTACGGCGTTTTGCAGGTTTCAAGGGTAGGGCGCAAGCTCCATTCAGTACAGGATTTCTCTTTCCATGACTCTGTCGTTCCGAGGATGCTCCGCACGCGGCGTGTGCCGTATGCTTGCAGTTGCACTTGTGTGTTCCGCGCTTGCCTGGTGCGAGACATTGGTGCCCACCCCCGCGGGGCTGCCACGAAATCAAGCTTTGTACGTGGCCATGCGCGACGGGGTCAAGATCGCCATCGATGTCTGGCTTCCGGCGACGCTAGAACCAGGACAGCGCGTGCCCACTATCGTGAAACATACCCCCAACTGGCGCGCCATCGGGTTGGTAAAACAGACCGGGGCCATGAAGTTGCTGTCGTACACGGGAGTGGTGCCCACCGATGACTTCAACCTTGAAGAGGCGAACGCGGTGGGCGCGGCCGGTTACGCGATCGTCTACGCGGATGCGCGCGGGACGGGCGCGTCTTTCGGAGTGCGCACGCAACCATTCTCGACAAACGAAATCTCCGACTTCGGCGAGATCGTGGAATGGATATCCAAGCAGCCGTGGTCGAATGGAAAGGTTGGGGCGCTCGGTATCCAATACGACGGTACCGCCGCGGAGTTGGTCGTGGGGCTGAAGCGCCCGGCGTTGAAAGCGGCCGCGCCGCTGTACAGCGATTTCGACCCGTGGGTCGACAACATTGCGCCGGGCGGTGTCCTCAATGATTGGTTTCTTCGATTCTGGCGAGACGGCGCCCGCATGCTGGACACCAATGATCTCGTCGCCGTCGCAAAATACCGCAACAAAGACTACGACATGCTCAAGCGGGTGATTTCGGGCGTGAAGCGCGTGGACGAAGACCCGGAAGGAGTTCAGCTCGCCGCGGCTATCAAAGAGCGCTCGGCCAATGTGGACATCTACGAAGCCGGGCGCAAACTCGAATTCCGAGACGATCCTTTTGGCGCGACCGGCGTCGCGTTTGATGCCTTGAGCCCTTGCGGGCTTCGGAGCGCGATTGAGGGTTCAAACACGCCCATGTATGTCAGCGCGAGCTGGCTTGATGCCGGCACGGCACGCGGGGCGCTGTCGAGATTCGCTACGTTTAAGAACCCCCAGATTGTCGTGATTGGCCCATGGAGCCACGGTGGCAAGACGGATGTCGATCCGTTCAAGCCCGTGGATGCGGCCATTCAGCCGGGTAAGGAGCAGCGGCTCGCTGAGTATCTGGCTTTCTTCGACGCGTACCTCAAGGACAATGCGAGCGGTGCGGCCATGCACGAGGTCCGGTATTACACCATGGGAGAGGGTAAGTGGAAGAAGACTCCGGCTTGGCCTCTGCCTAGTACGCGGATGGAACGCTGGTATTTTGCGCCCGAGGGAGGGCTGTCTCGGACCGCGCCCACAGATCCGAATGGCGCAGACACGTATACGGTGGATTTCACGGCGACGACCGGAAATTCGAATCGCTGGCGAACCCAGGCCGATGGTGAAGACGTGGTGTATTCCGATCGCGCTGCGCAGGATGCGAAGTTGTTGGTTTATACGAGCGCGGCTCTTGAGACTGACACGGAGATCACGGGGCATCCGGTCATCACGTTGAATGTCGCTTCGACGGCATCGGATGGCGC
This DNA window, taken from Candidatus Hydrogenedentota bacterium, encodes the following:
- a CDS encoding CocE/NonD family hydrolase — translated: MTLSFRGCSARGVCRMLAVALVCSALAWCETLVPTPAGLPRNQALYVAMRDGVKIAIDVWLPATLEPGQRVPTIVKHTPNWRAIGLVKQTGAMKLLSYTGVVPTDDFNLEEANAVGAAGYAIVYADARGTGASFGVRTQPFSTNEISDFGEIVEWISKQPWSNGKVGALGIQYDGTAAELVVGLKRPALKAAAPLYSDFDPWVDNIAPGGVLNDWFLRFWRDGARMLDTNDLVAVAKYRNKDYDMLKRVISGVKRVDEDPEGVQLAAAIKERSANVDIYEAGRKLEFRDDPFGATGVAFDALSPCGLRSAIEGSNTPMYVSASWLDAGTARGALSRFATFKNPQIVVIGPWSHGGKTDVDPFKPVDAAIQPGKEQRLAEYLAFFDAYLKDNASGAAMHEVRYYTMGEGKWKKTPAWPLPSTRMERWYFAPEGGLSRTAPTDPNGADTYTVDFTATTGNSNRWRTQADGEDVVYSDRAAQDAKLLVYTSAALETDTEITGHPVITLNVASTASDGAFFAYLEAVNPDGTVTYLTEGMLRAVHRKVSTDSPPYAVFGPYHTFNRADALPLVPGEPAEIAFDLFPTSVLLKKGSRLRVAVAGHDASVFARYPAGDVPTLTVNRSAQNASHIDIPTIPR